The Etheostoma cragini isolate CJK2018 chromosome 10, CSU_Ecrag_1.0, whole genome shotgun sequence nucleotide sequence AAGCTCAGACTCTTCACGGGAAATAatctttatttaagaaaaacagaaatgaaagatATATTAAAAAGAGACAGGGTCAAACACATACCCAACTTTCCCTAAATAACCCTAAATTATCTTTAATGGTCTTTCTTGTCAGCTAGCTCTCATGTATGCAGCACTTTCTGATGTATAGAACAtagtttaaattatttctgtCATTGTCAGATTTCCTTACCTCTTCCAAATCTTCCTCTGGGGTTGCAGGCGTGCGGTCAGTCAGGTCAGTGTTGTAGGAGGTCAGAGAGGAGGTCTCAGAGTCTACTGACTCCTCATCAAATCCAAAATATGTCTCCACAACATGCCTCTGCAGAGGATGAAATAAGAACAGAGGATAAGCACACTGTTGTATAAAACcgtcatttacattttttgcccAAGCTATAGAAAGCCAGACTGCATGTTTAGAAATCCAACATTCATCCGGATTATATCCTTCaagatttagaaaaaatatatttgtaattcAATGAAACGCTTAAAACCACCACACATGTCAgatgatgtttaaaaaatgcttaATTTTGTAAAGTAATAGTTTATTCTCCGACAGTGTCTAAAACTTGTCCAAACCAGATACCGTCATTCTGTTCTCAAGGAAATAAATCCGATCATATCTCTGGGTGTTTGTTTacgtctttcttctttttaacttttccaAACCCCAGAGAGTCCTTACCATCATGTTTATAAGTCATCTCCTGGCAACCAGAGAAGTAAAGGCAGACTAAAGCACAGAGGCAAATGAAGGACGAGAAGTAGAGGATAAGGAGAATGTACTCAGTCATGTTGCTTCGagtccaaaaacacaatattataAAGAACTTTCCCAAAATACGTCATTCATATCTTGGCCTATACTAGCTGATTTATATAGAGCTGTGCAGCAGaattgttaaaaatgaataagcAGACAAAAAAGCTTCTGGTTACAATCAAAGTACTCCtccagaaaaatgaaaaaggcagCTTGTGGTTTTTGTCTCCAAGCTCATGTAGACTACATTAAATCCCCAAAAAAGAGAGATACAAATTTCCAGGTGCAAGTCTAAGAGCCAAGCCGCTGTGCCCAACCCTGTATCAACCTCGCCAAGGTGACAAACTAGTTCCAGCAGGAGAGGTAGGAGGAAATATATGACAAGCATCTACAAACTCCCCCTCCTAGCAACATCATAGACGCTAAAATGTCCCCTGGTGTATTAgcccaaacatacacacacacacacacacgcacacgcacatcacagtaatttttttttccaccttatTAGGTATCATAATCCCTTCTCCTCTTTATTCACACACAAGGAAgcacagacaataaaaagacacaaactgttGTGCACAAATTAAGCTTGCTTTGTTTGATGAATGTATTCATGACCACACTAAACactaattaaactaaataaaataaaaaccaaaattaAGAAATACATTTCCACTAGTTGTGGTGATTGATTGACACAGGAGTTGCGTGTGTGCTCAGCGTGATGCTGCCAGCTGTGAGGGAAACTGCCCTCATTGTCTCCTGAGCCCAATTaaacacaagcatgcacaatgtgatgcacacacactcaattaaAAACAAGACTTCAGGATCGGTCAATCACAGATAAGGTGGTTGCTTAGTTATGCACCATTGGATTTTAAAACATTCACGGACACTTACTTTAGACAGTTTGAAAGGTttccttctgttctttttgctcaTCACCAATCGGTCACGTTCCTAAAGACAAACACCCAGTAGATCACAATCACGATCAAGACTCGGAGAGCTGCAAAGGCTTCACACAgctcaatcaaaacaataacCGTCATCAAACCGTTTCATTCAGCCATGTCAAATTATGTCTTCTGAATCTGGTTTGAGTAAAATTGTGACCTGCGTGAGCTCATCAATGATGCCACGTTGCTCAGAAACCTGCAGCTTGAGGAACTCCACTTCCTGTTCCTCGTGGGCATGGCTCAGGTCTGTGAGGGAGCTTGGCCGCTTCAGCTGGGACTGAGTGGATTGTTGCTGCGAGGGGGGCCGAGAGGAGGCGGCATTTTCCTTctgagggagggagacagagtgagaggcCAAATTTTGCTCGTACGGATAATGAGTTAATGCTTCTCCTCAAATAGCCAGTAGAGGTCCTCCTTCCTTCTGATCATAATCATAGGGACACTCAAAGTGCAGTAACATAATCACTCTTACTTTACAGATTGAAACATATCTGCTATCTAAAATATCTACTATTTTCTAGTTGTATATGCACTTTGTATGAATCTTTAACTAGAGAGAAGAGGGAAACAGCAGAGCGTAGATGTAGTAAAACATTTACTGGGTGCATCTCACCATCTCAGCGTTTTCTCGGCTCAGGTTCTTCAGTTTCTCCTCCATGCGTTGTAACGTTTGCAGAAGGTCGTCATTCTTCTTGGACAGACGCTTGTTCTTCTCAAACATGGGCTTCATCTGGCTCTCGGCTTCTCGCACCCGCTTCAACTATACAGAGGAAGGAAACAGGGAGGGCAAACAATGCTGTCTTAAGTCTTCTAGTGACACAGAATTTCCAGTTTGAGCAGCTTAGGAAATGGAATATTTTAATGCAACTTTTACATACATGTAAAGTACATTTGTACTTGTTAagtgtaagtgtttgtgtgtctcactAGTTCATTCCTCTCATCCGCCAGCAGTGCATTTCTGTCCTCCAGTTTCCTGATGACCGAGAGGAGCTCTGCAATCTTCAGCTGGAACCTCCTCATGTCACGCTCCTCCACCTCCTGTGGAGCagggggaaggggaggggaggaggaaaaTAACAACTAAAAAAGGGAGAACATGCAGGCGAGCAGGTAAGAGAGGTGGATGGGAAAGAGGAAGTGATGGGATGAAGGATGAGATGCCGTTTCACTGTGCCACTGGGACCCAGCGTGTGCAGTATACACAGTATTGCCAGCTTCTCATGAATAGATGAGCTGTATGTGCAGGTGTGACTTAatgtacaaatatacatatatgcacTTCTGTAAAGTCTGAAGGTATCCTTGAAAACTGAAATGACTGGGTGGGTCAGCCTGCCATAAAGACCTGCTAAAGAAACAAGAACACATGCAGTATAATTTTATTAccattgttttttacattttcaatgttttacagTCTAATTAAAGTTTCAATCACTTTCAACAATTACACTTTTACTCGATGATACCTAAAGCCAAGGTACTGGCAGCTAATGCAAAGAACCAATCTAAAGCCAGTGTCCTCTCTTTAATTTCAACGCTATTTTAGAGGCTCTGTTGCCCAAAACTTAAAAATCATAGTTTTGCCACGTACAATGTAATATTTTGCatcctttcattaaaaaaaataatagttatgAACTCAGTCTGAAGGTATCCCTgaaaatatatgtatgcatgtagagcatgtgcacattttagagtgccCATAATATTAATGCAATAATGCACATGTACAGATGCATGTGTATACCTGGTTGCTGAGCTGGTCTGAATTGTCCCCCAGCCCAGGCACCATCTCTCTCTTGGGGCTGCCATGGTTGTGTCTCTCAGCCTCCCGTACCTGACCCAGCTGCTCATCCAGAGCTTCCTTCTGAAGCTGAAGCTTCTGGGTGAAGCCGGCCTGCACCCCAAGCTCCCTCTCCAAGGCACACATCACCCGGTCCTTTGCCTTCAACTCATCCATCTAAAAGAGGAATGGATGAGAACATGGTGGTGGGTGGTGGAAAGAGTGAGTGAATGTGTCCGTCTTCCATTAAATCCAAGTTACAGCCGATAATAAGTACTGACAattttcacaataaataatacatgttGCAGATATCTCTGAgatcatggtatagtacatcacAAATTCAGCAGAAAATGTGAGTATCTTGTTCAAGTGACATACATTGTTCTTCTGTTCATTTGTGTGAAAACAATTAGGTTTATTGTGATGCAACCTTAAGCCCAACACTGTCTACACCTTCAGTCTAACAACCTGTAGGCTCCGATGGCCGAGAACAGAATAACAGAGCGACagtgttttaactttaaaagtATAGTGCTTTAGCCATTATTAATTTATGAAGCTCTGTTCTTGCTCTGCATTCACACAACTTCTTCTGATAAATGGTTCCCGCTACTACTTCCCTCCGTACTTTGTTCTTTAACGCTGGTATTTCCTGCACTGCCTGCTATTTAGTAACAACAAAGCCTGTTGTAGCCCAACTGTATGTAAAAGTGTTAATGAGTAACTGCGGCAGGTatacagacttttatttttccagATAAGCACTACATGGTAAAGCAATTAGCCTCTAACCTTCATACAATGTCCATGAGATAAACTTTAGAAGCAGGAAGGCCAATGTCAGTGTGTGAGGGATTCTTGGTTATATTCAAATGTGGTTGAGACAGACAAGGACTGTAAAAATAACAGCTGCCAAGTTTGTCAAGGTAAGGAATAATAATAGATGGTTTACAGCACAATGCAAGATGTTTGTAGTTGTTCCACATTAAGGTAATTTAATAAAGGTTAGCTTGTTGTGGTGAACGTAACAGGACACTCTCCAACAGAGGCTCAACAGGAAAGTAATCATATATGGTTTTGAAGTTTAAAGACCCTAAAACTAATTTTCTCAATCAGAATTCTTATTTACTGAGCATTACTGCATTTATCAAAGAGTTTTGGTTATTTCAATTCCAagatttctctgtctctgtgtgttgaaCCAAGGatttaactacattttaattttaatgtgatGACAGTTGCGGACTTTTGATGGTTGGCCTTTTTTTGCCAGTTCACTGGCAATGAAATGTGATCAAACCACACCCACCAAGTCCCAGTTAGGCACATTAGCTCAGTTGATAGATTGTTGCTAATTTGGCCATGGACATTTAAAGTTTCTTTAACTGGCATACCAatgtaaataaaggttaaatagaATACATAAGTTCTAGTAAATTTAAATGATCTGTTGTGTaacatattatatcatattacaGAGTCACAAGCAAGTAAATCGTCAACAGTGTCTTTAGGCGATATTTAAAATTATCAGATTCATCTAAAGACTATGCTAGTTAAAGATAAGACATGTATAGTgtctttagtgtgtgtgtcttcccaGCAGCTTGTGGTCTCACCAGTCGGCGGATGTCTCTTTCACAGTCCCGTTTGATCCGATTCACCTCATCCTGGTGCTGTTGGTAGGCCGTGCGGAGATCTACTGCTTTTGCTTTATCGGCCTGCAGAGCATTTGCATGCGCCTCCTCAGCCTGCTTCCTGGCTGTCTTATGCTCCTggatctaaaaaaacaacaacacatatacacattaatgaattcacacaaaaccaaaaacaacaaaaagagtgacactcttcttcttctttataaACACACATCCTATCTCATTAGACAGTTGTAATGATAGATGCCCTGTTTGTCTGGAAAGGCTACAAGAAAACAATAGCTTGGCAACAGGCTTTCCCatcctgcttcctgtttttcCAGCAGCAGATTTTACAAGGTTTACACAGTCTCACATAAACaatccacacgcacacacacacacacacacttttgaaaatgtttgtctttattaaagAACATACAATGCCCCCTAAAATATCCAATCTGCAACACATACTTTATAATTCTGAGAGGTCTCAGTctaaatacaacagaaaaacaaacaaaccaccACATTTCATAGTGTAAGTGCTTTGAATATGGTACGGTGCATTACTGTCACCTAATTACATTCTGCAACCTACCTCCTGCTGGAGCTTTATCCTCTCCCCATCAAAAGCTCTTTTGGCCTCCTCCCGAGCCTCTCCGAGAAGAGCATTTTTGAGCTTGTCAGCGGCTCCATCTCTCAGTGCGTTTACAAGCCCCTGGAGCCTTTGCACCTCAGCATCGCGGATCTTGATGGCCCGGGCCAGTTCCACTTCATGCTGCCGTGCCAGGGTCTCACGAGCAGCCGCTATCTCACGTAACTTTTCTTCGTGGAGTTTGGCGCGCAGGTCAGTTAGTGCCACGGCATGCTTGTGCTGCTCAAGCTCCCGAGCCTGCCGCTGCTCCTGGAGCCGCTCACGGAGCTTACATATCTGGACGAGCAAAAACATTTTGCCATTAGAGatgcataaaaatacaatctAACAGTCATTGTCATACCAGTTACAGGCCGCCAGCATGCTCATCCATTTGTCCCCAGACTGTGTGTAGCACTACGATGACTTAATTTGCAAGTTTGTGCTTCAAGACCTGTCAgtcttaaataatttattaccttgtattatattcatatttattaggAAGACACTCAAAAAAAATGGACAACAGTTATGGTGCATGTGCAGGtttgaataaatgttaaaacatttttttccttgcATGCACCTCCTGCTCAGATTAATTTTATCATGATAACTGTCACACCCTGACTGTCAATATTATACTTTATGCACTGCTGTTGACATTCTTACATGCATTGCTCCAGATGCCATcttgcagatgtttttaatgtaaagggCATTTGTTTAAAGCATGGCTTTTCCCCACAATACCTGAATCCCGATACTGTAACTGCCTTTCTCCAAGTACAACCATGCAATGAAGGAAACAGAGAGCATATTTGTGTGTCATAACAAGACACAAGGTGAGACAAACCACATTGAGATGTTTTCCAAGACTGTGTACAGGGAAGGGCAGGCCAAACAGGCCCTGAATAAAAATATTACTGGTTGGCCATGTGGTGTACACTGATGACAATGTGTGCATCGTCAACACCTTGGTAATGGGACACTGGAAACAACCATTAACATTTAGTGAAAGTCCAATTTACGAACTAAGTATAAGTATAATCTCATACTGTGCAATCCCCATTATTACAGCTCCTACTAGAAGTAGAtgaatctttttcttttatccttCATATTCAGCAGCAAGAAAAAAGattcaaacttaaaaaagggatttatttaaaaatcaaatccTGGCTTTCGTTCAAATCTAGAAAGAGGCTGGTTGCTGTCACTGTTATGTATATACTTGACTATGGTGATGTTTTATACATGCATGATTCGTCTCAAAGTGTACATGCACTGGACACTGTATACCATGGAGCTCTGAGATTCCTCACTGGTTGTAAAGCTCTCACTCACCATTGTGAACTGTATGAACGTGTTGGATGGCCTTCCCTATCAACACATAGACTTCAACACTGGCTTATCTTCAAACACAAGGCTATTTTAGGTCTACGTCCATCCTACCTTCTGACCTATATCAGTGTAAATAGAGTCAAGACTTAGAATCTTCCTTCCCTAgatatttttcttctgtctctgaCCAAAGGTTAAAAGTGAGTTGGGGCAAAAGGCGTTTAAGTCTCATTGGTCACTTTTAAGAGGATGTTGTTTGACTTTGAGGCAGCCACATCTGGCTGTAGATGTTTTGCCTGATGTGTTTAGTATTGTGGTTCACTTTGAGggatttgttgttttagttCTTTTATGTTtctagtgtttttgtttattttgtgtttaaatgtatgtatggtTGTACTGCTGCatgtcttggccaggacactcttgaaaAAGATATGTCTATTAATACTGTGGTGATTAAAAGGAGATTACCTCTCTACTGttactgtcattgtttttctacACTAGGCCTCCACATCCTCCCGCTTACCTTGGCCCGCTCTTGCTGCAGCTCAATTTGGGTGTCCATGACTTTGCTCCTCAGTTCTTCATTGGTGGCCTGCACCGAGTCAGTCATCACCTCTGATTTCTCCGGCTTCCTTCCCTTCTTAAGGGGTGGGGCTGCAAGGGGTGTGGTTGAGGACATTGTTCTCTGGCCGCCCAATAAGGACGGACATAGAGTGCCAGGAATGGcaaaaaaggaggagagagtcAGTCACTGCTCCTCCTCTGTGCGAGGCCCTGCAGCATCATCATATTGTTGTCAAGTCTACATCTTTGCGGGAGGATGCTAAGAGTTTCTATttgagagagatagacagacaaaaagaaaaagggtgagtgagtgagtgactggGATACACCAAACTACTCTGCACAATGCACTAGGCCCAAGCCACAGGATGCACTACAGCCTGGGGAAAACAGACTATTTTTAGGACTAACATTCACTCTCTCCTCTGTCACCCTCTCCTTTCTAACATATACACGTTGGCCATTTATCATCATCCCATTCCAGTCCCTGGGCTGTATGTAAAAACACTATAGTGCATGGAAATGTGTCTAACCACTATTGTTATGATCCCTGGCCTCTCCCATCTCGCTAATACCTTTATCACTTTACAGCAAATTCCATGAAAACTGAATAGAATTGAGAAATCTTTGCTTCAATTATCTCTTttctattgctttttttgtcttcacacGTTCTAAATACATGACTGTTTCAAATTGACATAGTAGATTTATTTTATCTCAACTATTTGGACCAGGGGAATGTAGACCGTAGCTGACTAAATTACTGCCATTAGATTATTCCACTTCTTCCATCAGTGCAAAACAATTACAAGATTTGTCTCCACATTTCCCTTTCTAACAGGGCTGCCCACTCCTAGTGAATGATGCATGATTCTCAGCATAAAGATCTGTCAATTAGGTCAAATAATCGATTAGTtgacaaaattaaataagaatttctttaaattgaGGACAGCCCTACTTTCTAAACATTCTGGATTTACCAGAAAGAGTGGATACTGGCATTATTTTTCGAGTTATAATAAGATCTAAAATAGATGCTTGACTAATAGATTATTCGACCAATAGTTTTTGCTTTATCAGGGGCAATTCCAGGATTTTTAAAGTGGGGTGGCACAGGGGGGACCCATAATCAGTCAGTGGGGGCCCGGGCCATTATATCAGAATATAGCAaagaaaatctgcttagaaacataggaaatattggatatgatagaacaacacaatgttattttgctaaataaaacatggcCTTCATTATTAATGTCacttgcttttatttaaagtgctcatattatgctttttggcttttcccctttccattattgtgttatatatcttttttgtgcatgtaggtttgcaaagggaaaaaagcccaaagtccagcCCAAAGGgccttaccatctccaacagaaaacactgttcacaaactgctccaaacaccttattgtagtccagcctttacttccgtgacgaaCGTTgctcactttgtaacacactaTAATGcgcgcctagctgctagcgtggcacgccttTATACTCTCCTTCtaactggctagtagtccttacctagctgcTGCACATTaagactcccaacaaagatgaaacagaagtgagatgcctcacccTAAAGCTcaaagagctcaacacacagggtgaaaagacgAGCAATAGAAaatgcagcaatgtgtagttttactacacattgctgcattttctatgggctgcattttctatgggctcttaaaacaaaagtatggTTAGTCACCATGGGaacattaattggtcatgtga carries:
- the jakmip1 gene encoding janus kinase and microtubule-interacting protein 1, with the translated sequence MSSTTPLAAPPLKKGRKPEKSEVMTDSVQATNEELRSKVMDTQIELQQERAKICKLRERLQEQRQARELEQHKHAVALTDLRAKLHEEKLREIAAARETLARQHEVELARAIKIRDAEVQRLQGLVNALRDGAADKLKNALLGEAREEAKRAFDGERIKLQQEIQEHKTARKQAEEAHANALQADKAKAVDLRTAYQQHQDEVNRIKRDCERDIRRLMDELKAKDRVMCALERELGVQAGFTQKLQLQKEALDEQLGQVREAERHNHGSPKREMVPGLGDNSDQLSNQEVEERDMRRFQLKIAELLSVIRKLEDRNALLADERNELLKRVREAESQMKPMFEKNKRLSKKNDDLLQTLQRMEEKLKNLSRENAEMKENAASSRPPSQQQSTQSQLKRPSSLTDLSHAHEEQEVEFLKLQVSEQRGIIDELTQERDRLVMSKKNRRKPFKLSKRHVVETYFGFDEESVDSETSSLTSYNTDLTDRTPATPEEDLEEIISREESELRFRQLTREYQALQRAYALLQEQTGGSVDAEREARTREQLQMELSSCQAKMVDLEKALAERGQDSKWVEEKQYLLRTNQELHEKICALQQAELRLQAEVQDAHDQNELLEFRVLELEERERRSPALNLHMSAFPENSSSALQIYCHQQGVKDVIIPELMKKLDILGDNGNLRNEEQVAVIQAGTVISLCEKWLKQIDSTEVALTQKMIDLENDKELFSKQKGFLEEELDYRKQALDQAYMRIEELEATLYSALQQEQPACQAVAESLTDRQREELRLAVEKLRRQILRQSRQFDSQILQERMELLQQAQERIRELETRLDLQKRQIKEIEEKFLFLFLFFSLAFILWP